DNA from Sphingopyxis sp. DBS4:
CGGCGCCATGTGCGTCAAGCGCCACCTGGAGGTGCTCGAGCGCACGGAGCACGTCACGGTCAAGGCTTGCGGAGACGGGAACGAAGCGGCGGGCATGGTAGATTGGCATTGCACAGGCTGTGACGGCGTGTGCTCGGCCGTCAGCGGCGGCCTCGCACCGGATGAGGGCCAGAAACGAGCCGCCGGCCGCTTCATGGGCTATTTCGATACCATCCCGGACGCGGAGAGGCTGCCTTTGCGGCAAATAGAGCAGGGGTGACCGGGCATCGACCGCGTAGAGTAGCAAAAAGCCTGGGATCGGGTGTCGGGGACGGCTGCGGCGGATCAGCGTGGACGCGACTTCGCCGGACTGGAGGGGGGCGGCGTGAGTCCAGAGATGGTCGGCCAGGCTCATGCCGGGGATCACCTCTAAATCCTGGGCGGCTATGAGCAGCGCGTCGAGCGCGTCCGTTATGGACGGATGGTCGGGAGCAGCGGCGGGCGCCGGAATGATGTGCCGGTCGGCGGCGCAAATCAGACATTCGAGCAGTGCAGCGAGGTCGTTTGCGGCGGAAAAATTGTCCGCTCCGGATAGTGGAGGAATGCCATGGTCCATAGACAGGGAGAATGATCGGCGGCGAGCCCCCGACGCTGGTGGACCCGTCCCGTTCATATTCATTGCCAATCTTCCCCGGAGGACTTGAGCCCGGGGCACAGGCCGCGAGAGGCAGCCGTTCTGTTCACACGATACGCTGGAACGCGGTCATTGCTCGCTGCGGGCGCATGCGATGCAAAGCGCCGCCTCGGGCCGAACCGCGAGGCGCGCGGCTGCGATGGCGCCGCCGCAGCGGACGCATTCGCCATAAGTGCCTCGCTCGATCCTTTCGAGAGCGCGGCTCACGGATGCGATCTGGCGGTCGATGAGAGCAGCCTGACCCTCGAGCGCGGCATCGTCTTCCATTTCCACCGCCTGCTCGGAAAAATCGGCATTCAGCGGTTCCGCGAGGTCAGTTTCGACCCGGGCCTGTCTGCCGCGAAGCTCGACGAGTTGCTCTTCAAGCTGGGTCTTGATGGCGGCGGTATCGGTCATTCGGTCATTCCTTCACACGTGCATGCCGTCTGTCGAGGGCCGGGCCAAGGCCGCGATCGCATCGGGCAGGCGTTCAGAGGGCCTGCTTCAGGCGCTGATAGGCGGCGCGCAGTTCATTGCCGAGGCTTAGCAGGGCTGCCTTGATACCCTCGCCGCTCTTGTGAAGACCAGCCTCCGCGACGAAGTGATTCCACTTGGCCTCGATTTCTTCCCATTCCTGCTTTGTTTCCATGGTCCCGAGGTGGACCTGAACCCTGGCTTCGTCCCTGAGCTTGGCGAGATCCGCCTTCAGGTCATCAAGTGCACTCATGTCGTTTCTCCTGGGCCCGCAAAGCGACGCAGCCTATTTCACTATCGAACAAGGACAATGGACGCGCTACGTAATGCCCCGGATACAGGTGGCCACCAGTTCTGCCCCCTGCCTGTTCACCCGATGCGTGCCTGCTGCCCAATCGTCGATCCGGCTCGGGAAAGTGCCTAGCGCTTCGGAGGCTTGGGCTGCTGCAAGCGGATTGCAGCAAGCAGTGTGCCGAGTTGCTTTTGTGCTTCGGCGGCCTGGTTTTCGGGATAGGCTGCGGTCATCCGTCCGCTCCAGTAGCCATAGTTGACGGTTGTCAGGCTGAAAAGCCAGGGCTGGTTGTCCCGCGCCCCGGTGAACGTGCCGCGATAGGCGTCGAGACGGCGCTGGTTGGGAATCTTCGTGGGGCCCTGCGAAAGCAGCGTCGGGGCCGAGAAATGGGACATCGTGGATTGCCGCATGATCTCATAATGATCATGCGCGGACATATCCTCAATGTGGACCACGGCGATGCGTACAACGATGCGGTCGCTACCTGTACCGAGCGGACGATCATAACCCACCGCGATATATTCGCCGCCAGGGTCGAAGGCACGCTCGCGCATCCGGGTGAATCCCGCGAACTCGGTCGGAAAGCGCAGGCCGCTCGCAACATGGACCAAAGTTGTCCCGTCCGACGCAAGGGAAAAGCCATCGGGAATTTCGGCCTGGGCCGTCCCGGCCGCCGGCGGTTGTTCGGCTGCGATAGACGGCGTGGCCAGCAACAGACTGCAAAAGGCAAGCGGTCGGAGCACGGAAAATAACGTCACGGTGAGATCCTGGCTGGAAGGGTCTGCGGGCAGCGGATATTTTTCCTGTTATCGGCGCCACGGCGCAGGCGGGATTGGGAACTATACGTAGCGGCGAGTTGAGCACCAAGCTTTACCCGATACTGACAGACAGGTTTTGTCAAGTTTGTGGTGCAGCGAAGGTGGATGCGGTGCTTGCAAGAACAGTACAATCCTATTTGCCAGCCTCCGTCCCGGTTGATCCGACCACAATTTTATCGGCGCCATCTACGGGCGGGGCCTATGCGTTGATGCTAGATCTTGCCGAGCCAGTGCTCTTTTGCGGATCGAATGGACCACATCAATTTAACACCGGACGTTATGTTTATGCAGGGAGCGCCTATGGTCCGGGCGGCATGAGGGCGAGGGTGGGCCGCCACTTTCGGAAGAGCAAGGCGATCCGATGGCACATCGACCATCTGACCCATCAGGCCGGGATGCTGCAGGCGGTCCTCATCGAAGGTGGGGTCGAATGTGATATTGTCATCTGTGGATGGCCCCTGCGCTGCAAGGGGTACGTATGGCCCGCCCCGTCTACAAGATGGTTTCGGATGCTCTGAGCAGTCTGCGTCAACGTATACGGTCTCGTGGCGAACCACGGCCAAGATGGACATCCGCGCATCTGGAGCCTCAATAAATTGGACGGCATCCATGTGCCATTTACCGCTTCGGGCTTTCCAAATGCCGATCGACTGTCAGGCCATCTTTCGATCCTTCCTGCAAACAACGTTAGCCTATGCACGAACAT
Protein-coding regions in this window:
- a CDS encoding TraR/DksA family transcriptional regulator, whose amino-acid sequence is MTDTAAIKTQLEEQLVELRGRQARVETDLAEPLNADFSEQAVEMEDDAALEGQAALIDRQIASVSRALERIERGTYGECVRCGGAIAAARLAVRPEAALCIACARSEQ